One stretch of Streptomyces agglomeratus DNA includes these proteins:
- a CDS encoding DUF6879 family protein, giving the protein MSSNLPAFKELISQAKHSAIHLETRDMYTPKGPVFVDWQAGKPIEFDRHQDWVDLVQETVNRGVDWRRLRIISEPVTDFIRYEWETTTIVNVPAGEKVRWLPRRNASDLLLPGNDFWVFDGKLVRFTHFAGDGSWGPHELTEDPALAKMCSESFEAAWERGIDHQDYEPEWTPANTNHG; this is encoded by the coding sequence ATGTCCAGCAATCTTCCGGCATTCAAGGAACTCATCTCCCAGGCAAAGCATTCCGCGATCCACCTGGAAACCCGCGACATGTACACCCCCAAGGGCCCGGTGTTCGTGGACTGGCAGGCCGGCAAGCCGATCGAGTTCGACCGGCACCAGGACTGGGTCGACCTGGTGCAGGAGACGGTGAACCGCGGCGTCGACTGGCGGCGGCTGCGCATCATCTCCGAGCCCGTCACGGACTTCATCCGCTACGAGTGGGAGACCACCACCATCGTGAACGTGCCGGCGGGCGAGAAGGTGCGCTGGCTGCCCCGCCGCAACGCCTCCGACCTGCTGCTGCCGGGCAACGACTTCTGGGTGTTCGACGGCAAGCTGGTCCGCTTCACCCACTTCGCCGGTGACGGCTCCTGGGGACCGCACGAGCTGACCGAGGACCCTGCCTTGGCGAAGATGTGCTCCGAGTCCTTCGAGGCCGCGTGGGAGCGCGGCATCGACCACCAGGACTACGAGCCGGAGTGGACCCCGGCGAACACCAACCATGGCTGA
- a CDS encoding PIG-L deacetylase family protein: MADPYAPMPDDWERALAVVAHPDDLEYGPACAVAAWTAAGREVTYLMVTRGQAGMDTMEPAEAAQVREREEWEAAAVVGVKKVEFLDHPDGVVEYGLPLRRDITAAIRRHRPEILITLNFHERWRGGDWNSPDHRHVGRALLDAAGDAGNRWIFPELAAEGLQPWKGVRYVAVGGSPFAAHAVDVTGTLDQGVAALEAHRSYLDYLGPDHPMADARGFLERKVRTFGERFGGKPAIAFELIGV, translated from the coding sequence ATGGCTGACCCGTACGCCCCCATGCCGGACGACTGGGAGCGCGCGCTCGCCGTCGTCGCGCACCCGGACGACCTGGAGTACGGTCCCGCGTGCGCGGTCGCCGCCTGGACGGCGGCCGGCCGCGAGGTCACGTACCTGATGGTGACGCGGGGTCAGGCCGGCATGGACACCATGGAACCGGCGGAGGCCGCGCAGGTGCGGGAGCGGGAGGAGTGGGAGGCGGCCGCCGTCGTGGGCGTCAAGAAGGTCGAGTTCCTCGACCACCCCGACGGCGTCGTCGAGTACGGCCTGCCCCTGCGCCGCGACATCACCGCCGCGATCCGCAGGCACCGCCCGGAGATCCTGATCACGCTGAACTTCCACGAGCGGTGGCGGGGCGGCGACTGGAACTCACCGGACCACCGCCACGTCGGCCGCGCCCTGCTGGACGCGGCGGGCGACGCCGGCAACCGCTGGATCTTCCCGGAGCTCGCGGCCGAGGGCCTGCAACCGTGGAAGGGCGTCCGCTACGTCGCGGTCGGCGGCTCCCCCTTCGCCGCCCACGCCGTGGACGTCACCGGCACGCTGGACCAGGGAGTCGCGGCGCTGGAGGCCCACCGGTCGTACCTGGACTACCTGGGCCCGGACCACCCGATGGCGGACGCCCGCGGCTTCCTGGAACGAAAGGTCCGCACGTTCGGCGAGCGGTTCGGCGGAAAGCCGGCGATCGCCTTCGAACTCATCGGAGTCTGA